A window of the Cystobacter fuscus genome harbors these coding sequences:
- a CDS encoding alpha/beta hydrolase: MRRVWLRVRRVMLKIVVTLVICYLAVCALLYFNQRHLVFPVPPGALEPQLPGAALLHIPGPEGTTVYALHVPAPPEAPTVVHFHGNGEQLAHEAWLAQRYQEAGLGFLAVEYPGYGLAKGKEDPSEQGIYAASEAALGYLHQELGVPRERTVLQGQSIGSGVAAEMARRGHGARLVLITPYTSIVELGARLFPWVPARLLVKDRFDTASKAPGIHLPVFIVHGTRDQVVPVDMGEKLGTLFPQVSVRILEGKHHNNVLDTHEVREELFQFTRGEVLRAGP; this comes from the coding sequence ATGCGACGTGTCTGGCTTCGGGTGAGGCGGGTGATGCTCAAGATCGTGGTGACGCTCGTCATCTGCTACCTGGCCGTGTGCGCCCTGCTGTACTTCAACCAACGCCACCTGGTGTTTCCGGTGCCTCCGGGCGCGCTCGAACCCCAACTGCCCGGAGCCGCGCTCCTTCACATTCCGGGCCCCGAGGGCACGACGGTCTACGCGCTGCACGTCCCGGCGCCGCCGGAGGCCCCCACGGTGGTGCACTTCCACGGCAATGGCGAGCAGCTCGCCCACGAGGCGTGGCTGGCGCAGCGCTACCAGGAGGCGGGGCTCGGGTTCCTCGCGGTGGAGTACCCGGGGTATGGGCTCGCGAAGGGGAAGGAGGATCCCTCGGAGCAGGGCATCTACGCCGCGTCCGAGGCCGCGCTCGGCTACCTGCACCAGGAGCTGGGAGTGCCCCGGGAGCGGACGGTGTTGCAGGGGCAGTCCATCGGCTCGGGGGTGGCGGCGGAGATGGCGAGGCGGGGGCACGGCGCGCGGCTGGTGCTCATCACGCCCTACACCTCCATCGTGGAGCTGGGCGCGAGGCTCTTTCCGTGGGTGCCCGCGCGGCTGCTGGTGAAGGACCGGTTCGACACCGCGTCCAAGGCGCCGGGAATCCACCTGCCGGTGTTCATCGTCCATGGGACGCGGGACCAGGTCGTCCCCGTGGACATGGGAGAGAAGCTGGGCACGCTGTTTCCCCAGGTCTCCGTGCGCATCCTCGAGGGCAAGCACCACAACAACGTGCTCGACACGCACGAGGTTCGTGAAGAGCTGTTCCAGTTCACCCGGGGAGAGGTGCTGCGCGCCGGGCCTTGA
- a CDS encoding error-prone DNA polymerase, protein MAGVYAELLCRSNFSFLRGASHPEELILSAAERGLAAVALADGDGLYGAVKAHLAARAAGLKYVLASELTLMDGPRVVVYAQDARGYAHLSRLISKSRMLHPKGEAGLPWRELAEGNEGLLAMLPYPVPTAQVAPLAESFADRFYVGVCRTLSSGDEARVAQARSLARELGAPLCAHNDVHTHHRARQPLQDVLTAIRYKTTLGQLGTRRLPNAERTLKGPEEMARLFADCPEALERTLELAGRCHATLDGLRYHFSEEDLPPGHSTSTWLRELTYQGLQVRYPSGVPPEVVKQIEHELKLIAALDFAGYFLAIWDIVRFARSKGILCQGRGSAANSAVCYALGVTAIDPVRMGLLFERFLSMERKEPPDIDVDFEHERREEVLQYVYEKHGRHRAGMVCEVICYRGRLALREVGKALGLSLDQVDRLAKVAGSHGGEMSPELLKEVGLSEEDRRVRQTLALAREIEGTPRHLSIHVGGFVITREPLVEMIPVENAAMKGRTVVQWEKDDLEAVGVLKVDLLGLGMLTALAKCLEFIRVHHGRELTLATIPAEDPKVYEMLSNADSIGVFQIESRAQMNMLPRLQPRCFYDLVVEIALIRPGPIVGDMVHPYLRRREGLEPVVYPSEDVRRILQKTLGVPLFQEQAMKLAMAVGGFSAAEADGLRRALSHKRAEERLGPFHQRFIDGGVARGYPAEYVDTLFKQFRGFAHYGFPESHSASFALLAYASAWLKCHYPAAFTAALLNSQPMGFYAPHTLVADAQRHGVRVLEVDVNHSDWDCTLEEGGLRLGLRMVRGLQEAAGRRIGAARGGQRFTSIGDLARRTRTPRHELARLALAGALGSLSGSRRDSLWEIQALGPLEETDLFFGMAMDGTPVELPRMNVVERVSTDFETVGVSLEKHPLELLRPALRKRGAVTAAGLERVRAGSRVAVGGMLICRQMPPTAKGFCFLSLEDETGIANLVVPPDAYARFRKDIHGALFLVGQGTLEKTGKVMNVKVQQLEPIVSSVRV, encoded by the coding sequence GTGGCGGGCGTGTACGCCGAGCTGCTGTGCCGATCGAACTTCTCGTTCCTCCGGGGCGCCTCGCACCCCGAGGAGTTGATCCTCTCGGCGGCCGAGCGGGGGCTGGCGGCGGTGGCGTTGGCGGATGGGGATGGACTCTATGGCGCGGTGAAGGCGCACCTGGCGGCGCGGGCGGCGGGCCTCAAGTACGTGCTCGCCAGCGAGCTGACGCTGATGGATGGGCCCCGGGTGGTGGTGTACGCCCAGGACGCGCGTGGCTATGCCCACCTCAGCCGGCTCATCTCCAAGAGCCGGATGTTGCACCCCAAGGGCGAGGCGGGCCTGCCCTGGCGCGAGCTGGCCGAGGGCAACGAGGGGCTCCTGGCGATGCTCCCGTACCCGGTGCCCACCGCGCAGGTGGCCCCGCTGGCCGAGTCCTTCGCCGATCGCTTCTACGTGGGCGTGTGCCGCACGCTGTCCTCGGGGGACGAGGCCCGCGTGGCCCAGGCCCGGAGCCTCGCGCGGGAGCTGGGCGCGCCGCTGTGCGCGCACAACGACGTGCACACGCACCACCGCGCCCGCCAGCCCCTGCAGGACGTGCTCACGGCCATCCGCTACAAGACGACGCTGGGACAGCTCGGCACGCGGCGCCTGCCCAACGCGGAGCGCACGCTCAAGGGGCCCGAGGAGATGGCCCGGCTGTTCGCCGATTGTCCCGAGGCCCTGGAGCGCACGCTGGAGCTGGCGGGCCGCTGCCACGCCACGCTGGATGGACTGCGCTACCACTTCTCCGAGGAGGATCTCCCTCCGGGACACTCGACGTCCACGTGGCTGCGCGAGCTGACGTACCAGGGGCTCCAGGTGCGCTACCCCTCCGGCGTGCCGCCCGAGGTAGTGAAGCAGATCGAACACGAGCTGAAGCTCATCGCCGCCCTGGACTTCGCGGGCTACTTCCTGGCCATCTGGGACATCGTCCGCTTCGCGCGCTCCAAGGGCATCCTCTGCCAGGGGCGCGGGAGCGCGGCCAACTCGGCGGTGTGCTACGCGCTGGGCGTCACGGCGATCGATCCGGTGCGCATGGGGCTGCTCTTCGAGCGCTTCCTGAGCATGGAGCGCAAGGAGCCCCCGGACATCGACGTGGACTTCGAGCACGAGCGGCGCGAGGAGGTGCTGCAATACGTCTACGAGAAGCATGGCCGGCACCGTGCGGGCATGGTGTGCGAGGTCATCTGCTACCGGGGACGGCTGGCGCTGCGCGAGGTGGGCAAGGCGCTCGGGCTGTCGTTGGATCAGGTGGACCGGCTCGCCAAGGTGGCGGGCTCGCACGGCGGCGAGATGTCCCCGGAGCTGCTCAAGGAGGTGGGGCTGTCCGAGGAAGACCGGCGGGTGCGGCAGACGCTCGCGCTCGCTCGGGAGATCGAGGGCACGCCGCGGCACCTGTCCATCCACGTGGGCGGCTTCGTCATCACCCGCGAGCCCCTGGTGGAGATGATCCCCGTGGAGAACGCGGCGATGAAGGGCCGCACGGTGGTGCAGTGGGAGAAGGACGACCTGGAGGCGGTGGGCGTCCTGAAGGTGGATCTGCTGGGGCTCGGGATGCTCACGGCCCTGGCCAAATGTCTGGAGTTCATCCGGGTGCATCACGGCCGGGAGCTGACGCTGGCCACCATTCCGGCGGAGGATCCGAAGGTCTACGAGATGCTGAGCAACGCGGACTCGATCGGCGTGTTCCAGATCGAGAGCCGGGCGCAGATGAACATGCTGCCGAGGCTCCAGCCGCGCTGTTTCTATGATCTGGTGGTGGAGATCGCGCTCATCCGCCCGGGTCCCATTGTCGGGGACATGGTGCACCCGTACCTGCGGCGGCGCGAGGGGCTCGAGCCGGTGGTGTACCCCTCGGAGGACGTGCGGAGGATTCTGCAGAAGACGCTGGGGGTGCCGCTCTTCCAGGAGCAGGCGATGAAGCTGGCCATGGCGGTGGGCGGCTTCTCGGCGGCCGAGGCGGATGGGCTGCGCCGGGCGCTCTCGCACAAGCGCGCCGAGGAGCGGCTGGGGCCGTTCCACCAGCGATTCATCGACGGTGGCGTGGCGCGTGGGTACCCGGCCGAGTACGTGGACACCCTGTTCAAGCAGTTCCGCGGCTTCGCGCACTACGGCTTTCCGGAGAGCCACTCGGCGAGCTTCGCGCTGTTGGCCTACGCGTCGGCTTGGCTCAAGTGCCACTACCCGGCGGCCTTCACCGCGGCGTTGTTGAACTCGCAGCCCATGGGCTTCTACGCGCCCCATACGCTGGTGGCGGATGCCCAGCGGCATGGCGTGCGGGTGCTGGAGGTGGACGTGAACCACTCGGACTGGGACTGCACGTTGGAGGAAGGAGGGCTGCGGTTGGGATTGCGGATGGTGCGCGGGCTCCAGGAGGCGGCGGGACGGCGGATAGGCGCGGCGCGAGGCGGGCAGCGCTTCACGAGCATTGGAGATCTCGCGCGGCGCACGCGCACGCCCCGGCATGAGCTGGCGCGGCTGGCGCTGGCGGGCGCGCTGGGGAGCCTCAGTGGCTCGCGGCGCGACTCGCTGTGGGAGATCCAGGCGCTGGGCCCGCTGGAGGAGACGGACCTCTTCTTTGGCATGGCGATGGATGGGACGCCGGTGGAGCTGCCCCGGATGAACGTGGTGGAGCGGGTGAGCACCGACTTCGAGACCGTGGGGGTGTCGCTGGAGAAGCACCCGTTGGAGCTGCTGCGGCCCGCGCTGCGCAAGCGGGGCGCGGTGACGGCGGCGGGCCTGGAGCGGGTGCGCGCGGGCAGCCGCGTGGCGGTGGGCGGGATGCTCATCTGCCGGCAGATGCCGCCCACGGCCAAGGGGTTCTGCTTCCTGTCGCTCGAGGACGAGACGGGGATCGCCAACCTCGTGGTGCCGCCGGACGCGTATGCGCGCTTCCGCAAGGACATCCATGGCGCGCTGTTCCTGGTGGGGCAGGGGACGCTGGAGAAGACGGGCAAGGTGATGAACGTGAAGGTGCAGCAGTTGGAGCCGATCGTTTCCTCGGTACGCGTGTAG
- a CDS encoding AHH domain-containing protein, producing the protein MTLRHPWSSACLRAFLWLLLASGCATTRVVNLDIGQGAPITYKPVDTQPIKIEGSEFKTAVAQLVLDMKLDLGLEYSKQGDRLSLLASASTGGIVDGAHGRTVPPSSERMCQQQSDPKGCLSLLTGGATKELAERRMMALFFAFDTVWDGVEEAVGDLTNPAALRAMVVSMVGTALVMLVAPEPITKLIAIGLTASLIAYLGTGPVWNLGQGFLRLMEEAKNAHDISELEDSGHRFGKVLGDNGARVLVIVALAALGGENAMAARGAKMPGFTRAALRAQTEGGFQLSGALAGEVQSIALSSASVLNVALAPTAVAAVAMGPGSAIQGDPEGNIHHICTDKNEVSEASGGPWTPQFERVFNRAGMTLDDLANRVRIQSHQGPHPREYHEEVLQRITSATQGCRGKAQCRAALVEELSKIAKELSTAGTKLRKLVTKKAEE; encoded by the coding sequence ATGACACTCCGCCATCCCTGGTCTTCCGCCTGCCTGCGCGCCTTCCTGTGGTTGCTCCTCGCGTCAGGGTGCGCAACGACGCGGGTCGTGAACCTGGACATCGGACAGGGAGCGCCCATCACCTACAAGCCTGTCGACACCCAGCCGATCAAGATAGAGGGATCGGAGTTCAAGACCGCTGTCGCGCAGCTCGTGCTCGACATGAAGCTGGACCTGGGTCTCGAGTACTCGAAGCAGGGAGACCGACTCTCATTGCTCGCGTCCGCCAGCACCGGTGGGATCGTGGACGGAGCTCACGGTCGCACGGTGCCCCCTTCATCTGAGCGGATGTGCCAACAGCAGAGCGATCCGAAGGGGTGCCTGAGCCTGCTCACAGGTGGAGCCACGAAGGAGCTCGCGGAGCGGCGCATGATGGCGCTCTTCTTCGCCTTCGACACCGTCTGGGACGGGGTAGAGGAGGCGGTGGGCGACCTGACGAATCCGGCCGCCCTCCGCGCGATGGTTGTATCAATGGTCGGAACCGCGCTCGTCATGCTCGTTGCACCCGAGCCCATCACGAAGCTCATCGCGATTGGGCTGACGGCATCCCTGATTGCGTATCTCGGCACCGGTCCCGTGTGGAACCTCGGGCAGGGATTCCTGCGGCTCATGGAAGAAGCGAAGAACGCCCACGACATCTCGGAACTGGAGGATTCCGGGCACCGTTTCGGGAAGGTGCTCGGGGACAACGGTGCTCGTGTCCTGGTCATCGTCGCCTTGGCCGCGCTTGGCGGCGAGAACGCCATGGCCGCGCGGGGAGCGAAGATGCCGGGGTTCACTCGAGCGGCTTTGCGAGCGCAAACCGAAGGAGGCTTCCAGCTATCGGGGGCGCTGGCGGGCGAGGTGCAGTCCATCGCCCTTTCTTCCGCGTCGGTGCTGAACGTCGCGCTCGCTCCGACAGCTGTCGCAGCGGTTGCGATGGGGCCCGGAAGCGCCATTCAGGGAGATCCCGAGGGCAACATCCACCACATCTGCACGGACAAAAACGAGGTTTCCGAAGCATCGGGTGGCCCGTGGACACCGCAGTTCGAACGGGTCTTCAATCGGGCCGGTATGACGTTGGACGATCTGGCGAACAGAGTGCGTATCCAATCGCATCAGGGTCCGCACCCACGTGAGTACCACGAGGAAGTGCTTCAGCGTATCACCAGCGCCACACAAGGCTGTCGAGGCAAGGCGCAGTGCCGGGCTGCATTGGTGGAAGAGCTGTCGAAGATCGCCAAAGAACTCTCCACGGCAGGTACCAAGCTGCGTAAGCTCGTCACGAAGAAAGCCGAGGAGTGA
- a CDS encoding imm11 family protein, producing the protein MEQRFFDLWVDVYVPGRWYLAEPATSSGEEIEDPWMFSAGRPVAAPGPLRIPIFKPGKPLDIEFAGVGNTPVVNERVASVFREMAPNDVQLFPVEVEGQADPYYILNVTREIRCIDDAACEEVQYFTQDDVRSDLAGQYRSVMGLRIDTSKVGEARVFRLWGYYHPIIVDASIKEALERTGISGGRFVEVTGPKAVATGGNLLPETHKNPELLRQVESARKAAFRNLGELSEESITPIVPYGDTWPSARQAWRIIRRPNGWTLCVSDGLSDPFHGSTDPSCGYGLELAIETDEPVTDDGGWTLLLLRRVSDEVAQHEHLSKALLKGVLSMEVPGKDMPEPLVTRDERVGVLLGVEATTLPTSFPTPAGDVRLVTVKALLPKELAFLLERGKAELLRRLAESGEPHLSRSWRKPVV; encoded by the coding sequence ATGGAGCAACGCTTCTTTGACTTGTGGGTCGACGTGTACGTTCCCGGCCGCTGGTATCTCGCAGAGCCTGCTACCTCGTCGGGAGAAGAGATAGAAGACCCGTGGATGTTCTCGGCGGGAAGACCCGTCGCGGCTCCAGGGCCCCTACGAATCCCCATCTTCAAGCCTGGCAAGCCGCTCGACATCGAGTTTGCCGGCGTGGGCAATACACCCGTTGTCAACGAACGGGTAGCGTCGGTGTTTCGCGAGATGGCACCGAACGATGTGCAGCTCTTTCCAGTCGAGGTCGAAGGGCAAGCCGACCCCTATTACATCCTGAACGTCACACGAGAGATTCGGTGCATCGACGACGCGGCCTGTGAGGAGGTGCAATACTTCACCCAAGACGATGTGCGGTCTGATCTGGCGGGTCAGTATCGATCGGTAATGGGCCTGCGCATCGACACGTCGAAGGTCGGAGAGGCCCGCGTGTTCCGGCTTTGGGGCTACTACCATCCGATCATCGTCGATGCGAGCATCAAGGAGGCTCTGGAACGAACGGGAATTTCGGGAGGCCGGTTCGTTGAGGTCACTGGCCCCAAGGCCGTAGCAACTGGCGGCAATCTGTTGCCCGAGACGCACAAGAACCCCGAGCTGCTGCGGCAGGTGGAATCTGCTCGGAAAGCCGCCTTCCGCAATCTTGGGGAGTTGAGTGAGGAAAGTATCACCCCGATTGTTCCGTATGGTGATACATGGCCGAGCGCTCGGCAGGCGTGGCGCATCATCCGGCGTCCAAATGGATGGACCTTGTGCGTAAGCGATGGGCTTTCAGATCCGTTCCATGGCAGCACGGATCCGTCATGCGGCTACGGTCTCGAACTCGCCATCGAAACAGACGAACCTGTCACCGATGATGGGGGATGGACGCTCCTGTTGCTGAGGCGGGTTTCCGACGAAGTGGCGCAGCACGAGCACTTGAGCAAGGCTCTCTTGAAAGGAGTCTTGTCGATGGAGGTCCCAGGCAAGGACATGCCCGAACCACTCGTGACAAGGGATGAACGAGTGGGAGTGTTGCTCGGCGTGGAGGCCACCACGCTGCCCACCTCTTTTCCCACGCCGGCCGGAGATGTTCGCTTGGTGACTGTCAAGGCACTGCTGCCCAAGGAGTTGGCGTTCCTCCTGGAGCGAGGCAAAGCGGAACTGCTTCGCCGACTTGCGGAAAGTGGCGAGCCACATCTATCTCGCTCGTGGAGGAAGCCAGTCGTGTGA
- a CDS encoding ArsR/SmtB family transcription factor has translation MMSAFEVVAEPNRRRILDLLREGRRPVGELVDRLGLTQPTVSKHLRVLKDARLVDVEQDAQRRLYRLRPEPLSELDDWLTPYRELWSRRLDALERHLDTMADDPPAPTRRSPAPRRKP, from the coding sequence ATGATGAGCGCGTTCGAAGTCGTGGCGGAGCCCAACCGCCGCCGCATCCTGGATCTGCTGCGCGAGGGGCGCCGCCCCGTCGGGGAGTTGGTGGACCGACTCGGGCTGACGCAACCCACCGTGTCCAAGCACCTGCGCGTGCTCAAGGATGCTCGGCTGGTGGACGTGGAGCAGGACGCCCAGCGGCGGCTCTACCGCCTGCGTCCGGAGCCCCTCTCCGAGCTGGACGACTGGCTCACGCCGTACCGCGAACTCTGGTCCCGGCGACTCGATGCGCTCGAGCGCCACCTGGACACCATGGCGGACGACCCGCCCGCCCCCACCCGCCGGAGCCCGGCCCCAAGGAGGAAGCCATGA
- a CDS encoding SRPBCC domain-containing protein, which translates to MKHGTLTTRGDRVELRFERRLAHPPEKVWRALTDGQELAHWFPARIEGARQSGAELRFFFAEGEPGTGKISVFDPPRVLEYTWDGDLLRWELHPEGTGCLLVFTTLPGDRAHVARDTTGWHFCLDNLEAAIAGNPAAGFDKERFSALNAEYAARFGLGSFPAFMTGPANRVAEASLRLPGVESFVFNGADGTQLTLCHARSDADTGEHWRDFDEYLTVLEGCYVLTINGMEIQLDAGREFVVPKGARISGRFAAGTRTLHAFGGRGLERARPQV; encoded by the coding sequence ATGAAGCATGGAACCCTGACGACCCGGGGCGACCGCGTCGAACTCCGGTTCGAGCGTCGTCTCGCCCACCCACCCGAGAAGGTCTGGCGCGCACTCACCGACGGCCAGGAACTGGCCCACTGGTTCCCCGCGCGCATCGAGGGCGCCCGCCAGAGCGGCGCCGAGCTGCGCTTCTTCTTCGCGGAAGGCGAGCCGGGCACCGGGAAGATCTCGGTGTTCGATCCGCCGCGCGTCCTCGAATACACGTGGGACGGAGACCTCCTGCGGTGGGAGTTGCACCCCGAGGGCACGGGCTGCCTGCTCGTCTTCACCACCCTTCCCGGTGACCGCGCCCACGTCGCCCGCGACACCACGGGCTGGCACTTCTGCCTCGACAACCTGGAGGCGGCGATCGCCGGGAATCCCGCCGCCGGGTTCGACAAGGAGCGCTTCTCCGCGCTCAACGCGGAGTACGCCGCGCGCTTCGGCCTGGGCAGCTTCCCCGCCTTCATGACGGGCCCGGCCAACCGCGTCGCGGAGGCCTCGCTGCGCCTGCCGGGCGTCGAGTCCTTCGTGTTCAACGGCGCCGATGGCACCCAGCTCACCCTCTGCCACGCGAGGAGCGACGCGGATACCGGCGAGCACTGGCGGGACTTCGACGAGTATCTCACCGTCCTCGAGGGCTGCTACGTGTTGACCATCAATGGGATGGAGATCCAGCTCGACGCCGGCCGCGAGTTCGTCGTCCCCAAGGGCGCGCGAATCTCGGGACGGTTCGCCGCTGGTACGCGCACCCTCCATGCCTTCGGCGGCCGGGGTCTCGAGCGGGCCAGGCCCCAGGTATAG
- a CDS encoding VWA domain-containing protein — protein MRNPRTPLPTLALLTLLSSAVTACGGGSGNNNPPPTGPQPNACIKLDVTSGTTLTAQEGKVVVNFRVLDCLDRPLASQVPSNAFEIFERDRRISSESQLKIVPEPKHFASYSVLLLDVSGSMSQQLPGLVESAARFIRILIPEGTAPEATVHRIAIYAFDGEIKKLSDFSADANALIGTTLAKIRDEQSCKANLICQDSRTRLNGALKQGIDDVKVARDAGKSAGLDFTTASVVLFTDGRDTINVPTEAEAQEAVNKSDANIFAIGLKGADMDTQSVKSLQGFGKSGFGLAEKLEDLGSKFESIAGNIRNISNSYFQLRYCSPLESNRNKLTIKVSHEGVTAQKDLTFDVARSVGGTCSVDSGGTGTP, from the coding sequence ATGCGAAACCCCCGAACCCCGCTCCCGACGCTCGCGCTGCTGACCCTGCTGTCATCGGCTGTCACCGCGTGTGGGGGAGGAAGTGGCAACAACAACCCCCCACCCACCGGGCCCCAACCGAACGCGTGCATCAAGCTCGATGTCACCAGCGGGACGACCCTCACCGCCCAGGAGGGCAAGGTGGTGGTGAACTTCCGGGTGCTCGACTGCCTGGACAGGCCCCTGGCGAGTCAGGTTCCGTCGAACGCCTTCGAGATCTTCGAGCGTGACCGCCGCATCTCCTCCGAGAGCCAGTTGAAGATCGTTCCGGAGCCCAAGCATTTCGCCAGCTATTCCGTCCTGCTGCTGGATGTCAGCGGCAGTATGTCCCAGCAACTTCCGGGACTCGTGGAATCCGCGGCCCGCTTCATCCGCATCCTCATCCCCGAGGGAACCGCCCCGGAGGCCACCGTCCATCGCATCGCCATCTATGCCTTCGACGGTGAGATCAAGAAGCTGTCTGACTTCTCCGCGGATGCCAATGCATTGATCGGCACCACGCTCGCGAAGATCCGCGACGAGCAGAGCTGCAAGGCCAACCTGATCTGCCAGGACTCCCGGACACGTTTGAACGGCGCGCTGAAGCAGGGCATCGACGACGTGAAGGTCGCCCGGGACGCGGGCAAGAGCGCGGGCCTGGATTTCACCACCGCGAGCGTGGTGCTCTTCACGGACGGCCGCGACACGATCAACGTTCCGACCGAGGCGGAGGCCCAGGAGGCGGTGAACAAGAGCGATGCGAACATCTTCGCCATCGGCCTCAAGGGCGCCGACATGGACACCCAGAGCGTCAAGAGCCTGCAGGGCTTCGGCAAGAGTGGCTTCGGGCTGGCCGAGAAGCTCGAGGATCTCGGAAGCAAGTTCGAGTCGATCGCCGGCAACATCCGCAACATCTCCAACAGCTACTTCCAACTGCGCTACTGCTCGCCGCTGGAGAGCAACCGGAACAAGCTCACCATCAAGGTGAGCCACGAGGGCGTGACCGCGCAGAAGGATTTGACGTTCGACGTCGCCCGCTCCGTGGGAGGCACCTGCTCGGTGGACAGCGGCGGGACGGGCACCCCGTAA